A portion of the Deltaproteobacteria bacterium genome contains these proteins:
- the mdh gene encoding malate dehydrogenase, with product MARKKIALIGAGNIGGTLAHLCVLKHLGDVVLFDVVEGMPQGKALDLLESGPIEGFDASITGTNSYADIAGADVCIVTAGLARKPGMSRDDLLATNAKIITSVAEGIKQHAPNAFVIVVSNPLDAMVTQMKRVTGFPKNKVVGMAGVLDSSRYRTFVAEELRVSVESVAAIVLGGHGDDMVPVRSACTVGGIPVAKLIKEDRLKAIEERTRKAGGEIVALLKTGSAFYSPASAAVQMAEAYLKDRKRILPCAALLEGEYGVKGFYVGVPVLIGGGGVERVIELELTDGEKKEFAVSVSHVEELVSAMDKILKA from the coding sequence ATGGCACGGAAGAAGATCGCCCTCATCGGGGCCGGGAACATCGGCGGCACGCTCGCGCACCTCTGCGTGCTCAAGCACCTCGGCGACGTCGTTCTCTTCGACGTGGTCGAAGGCATGCCGCAGGGGAAGGCGCTCGATCTCCTCGAGTCGGGTCCGATCGAGGGCTTCGACGCCAGCATCACCGGCACCAACAGCTACGCCGACATCGCCGGCGCCGACGTCTGCATCGTGACGGCCGGTCTCGCGCGCAAGCCCGGCATGAGCCGCGACGATCTCCTCGCGACCAACGCCAAGATCATCACGAGCGTCGCCGAGGGCATCAAGCAGCACGCCCCGAACGCCTTCGTGATCGTCGTCTCGAACCCGCTCGACGCGATGGTCACGCAGATGAAGCGGGTGACCGGCTTTCCCAAGAACAAGGTCGTCGGCATGGCCGGCGTCCTCGACTCCTCGCGCTACCGGACGTTCGTCGCCGAGGAGCTCCGGGTCTCGGTCGAAAGCGTCGCGGCGATCGTGCTCGGCGGCCACGGCGACGACATGGTGCCCGTCCGGAGCGCCTGCACCGTCGGCGGCATCCCGGTCGCGAAGCTCATCAAGGAAGACCGCCTGAAGGCGATCGAGGAGCGCACCCGCAAGGCGGGCGGCGAGATCGTCGCGCTCCTGAAGACGGGGTCCGCGTTCTACTCGCCGGCCTCGGCCGCCGTGCAGATGGCGGAGGCCTACCTGAAGGACCGCAAGCGCATCCTGCCGTGCGCGGCGCTCCTCGAGGGCGAGTACGGCGTGAAGGGCTTCTACGTCGGCGTGCCGGTGCTGATCGGCGGCGGCGGCGTCGAGCGCGTCATCGAGCTCGAGCTCACCGACGGCGAGAAGAAGGAGTTCGCGGTCTCCGTGAGCCACGTCGAGGAGCTCGTCTCCGCGATGGACAAGATTCTGAAGGCCTGA
- the sucC gene encoding ADP-forming succinate--CoA ligase subunit beta, whose product MNIHEFQAKEILERYGVPVLKRGVARTPEEAAEVAKKLGGTVVVKAQIHAGGRGKAGGVKVVPNPEKAAEFAKGLLGKPLVTHQTGPDGRIVRQVLLESGCEIARELYLGVVVDRATGKVGIIASPEGGVEIEEVAARTPEKIFHETIDPTVGFAPYQGRRLAFRLGLPKELVNKAVAFFTAVTRAFHECDASMVEINPLVVTKGGELVALDAKVSLDDNALFRHADLREYRDVHEEDPRETEAAKYDLSYIALSGNIGCMVNGAGLAMATMDIVKHAGGEPANFLDVGGGADQKKVAEAFRILLSDASVKAIFINVFGGILRCDVFAEGVVAAAKEVGLSVPLVVRMEGTNVDRGKEILQSSGLAIEAAADMAEGAKLAVAAAKRGAQ is encoded by the coding sequence GTGAACATCCACGAGTTCCAGGCGAAGGAGATCCTCGAGCGCTACGGCGTGCCCGTGCTGAAGCGCGGCGTCGCCCGCACGCCCGAGGAGGCGGCCGAGGTCGCGAAGAAGCTCGGCGGTACGGTCGTCGTGAAGGCGCAGATCCACGCCGGCGGCCGCGGCAAGGCGGGCGGGGTGAAGGTCGTGCCGAACCCGGAGAAAGCGGCCGAGTTCGCGAAGGGCCTCCTCGGGAAGCCGCTGGTCACGCACCAGACCGGGCCCGACGGCCGGATCGTCCGCCAGGTCCTCCTCGAGAGCGGCTGTGAGATCGCGCGCGAGCTCTACCTCGGCGTCGTGGTCGATCGGGCGACCGGCAAGGTCGGAATCATCGCGTCGCCCGAGGGCGGCGTCGAGATCGAGGAAGTCGCGGCACGGACGCCCGAAAAAATCTTCCACGAGACGATCGACCCGACCGTCGGCTTCGCACCGTACCAGGGCCGCCGCCTGGCGTTCCGCCTCGGGCTGCCGAAGGAGCTCGTGAACAAGGCGGTCGCCTTCTTCACGGCCGTGACGCGCGCCTTCCACGAGTGCGACGCCTCGATGGTCGAGATCAACCCGCTCGTCGTCACCAAGGGCGGAGAGCTCGTCGCGCTCGACGCCAAGGTGAGCCTCGACGACAACGCGCTCTTCCGCCACGCCGACCTCCGCGAGTACCGGGACGTCCACGAGGAGGACCCGCGCGAGACCGAGGCCGCGAAGTACGACCTCAGCTACATCGCGCTCTCCGGCAACATCGGCTGCATGGTGAACGGCGCCGGGCTCGCGATGGCCACCATGGACATCGTGAAGCACGCGGGCGGCGAGCCGGCGAACTTCCTCGACGTCGGCGGCGGCGCCGACCAGAAGAAGGTTGCGGAGGCCTTCCGCATCCTGCTCTCCGACGCCAGCGTGAAGGCCATCTTCATCAACGTCTTCGGCGGCATCCTGCGCTGCGACGTGTTCGCCGAGGGCGTCGTCGCCGCGGCGAAGGAGGTCGGCCTCTCGGTGCCGCTCGTCGTCCGGATGGAGGGCACCAACGTCGACCGCGGCAAGGAAATCCTCCAATCGTCGGGCCTCGCGATCGAAGCGGCGGCCGACATGGCCGAGGGCGCCAAGCTCGCCGTCGCCGCCGCCAAGCGAGGCGCTCAATGA